TGGCTCCGCTCAACGCGAAAGCACCAAAAATCGGGGTCGCTCGGAGAACGACACGTATCGCCCCCGCAAAGACCGAAGCTTGGAttttcctaaacccaaaaactccaATATTCATTCTTTCAATCAAAATGAGGCGTACCCACTGCGGGGAGGCCTCAATGTAGCCCCTTCGGATGTTGATTTACTGAGTTTGTGCAACGAGGGTAAGATTAGAGAAGCTGTTGATTACATGGGCCGAGGCGCTCGCGCCAATTATGATGTATTTTGTGCCCTCCTGAGTTCGTGCGGGGATTCGAAGTCGCTTGAAGTGGGGAAAATGGTTCATGATTTCTTGAAAGATTCCATATTCAGCGGTGATCTCGAATTGAACAATAAATTGATCGAAATGTATGGCAGGTGTGGGAGTGTGAGAGATGCACGCCGAGTGTTTGATCAAATGCGTGACCGAAATATGAGTTCATGGCATTTGATGATAAATGGATATGTAGCAAATGGGCGGGGGGATGATGGGTTGCTGATGCTTGAGAAGATGACAAAGTCGGGATTGCGGCCTAATGAGCAGACTTTTGTGGCTGTTTTTTCCGCGTGTGCTTGTGCTAGAGCTGTAGAAGAAGTTTTTTCATACTTCCAATTGATGAAGAATAAGTACGGAATTGTTCCGGGGATTGAGCATTACTTGGGAGTCATAGATGTGCTTGGCAAATCTGGTCATTTAAGTGAAGCTGAAGAGTACATTGAGAGGATGCCAATGGAACCCACTGCTGAAATTTGGGAGGTTTTAATGAATTTTGCACGAATACATGGAGACATTGATCTCGAAGACCGAGCAGAGGAGTTGATGGTTGCTTTGGACCCTTCAAAAGCTACTGAAGATAAAATCCCCGCCCCACCACGGAAGAAGCATTCTGCGGTTAACATGCTTGACGGGAAGAACAGGATCACCGAATATCGGTGCAGGAGTGCTTACAGGGCAGAGGCACATGAGAAAGTGGACGGCATGAATGGGCAGCTTAAAGGTTATGTACCAGACACGAGATATGTGCTTCACGACATCGATGAGGAGGCAAAGGAGCAGGCTTTGCTCTATCACAGTGAACGTCTAGCAATTGCATATGGCCTGATCAGTACTCCAGCGAGGACAACTCTGAGGATCATCAAGAACCTTAGAATCTGCGGTGACTGCCACAATGCAATAAAACTCATGTCCAAGATTGTTGGGAGGGAGCTGATTGTGAGGGATAACAAGCGGTTTCATCACTTCAAGGAAGGGAAATGCTCTTGTGGGGATTACTGGTGAAGGTGTAATCAACATTTGATATTTGCAGTTCCCACACTTGGTATTCTGTGTTTCCTTCCCAAATGCAGCTAATATTTATCGGCTAATCAAGGAAAATGAGGGATGCACGTCTGTTGAGGATTGAGGTTTCTTGATTGTACATTATTCTTTTACTCAAATTTATCCATCAATTTCCAAAATTATCTTCATTTTAAGTTTATTTTGCTTTGTTGTAATGGGATACGTTGCATGATGCACAAAGAAAGATTTCCTAGTGAAGCACTATAGAAACATAGAATGAATGAAAACCTATGACTTCACCTTTGATATTTCGAAAAATTTCACATTCTACCCATAAAATAAATTGAGGTTCGGGAAAAATTGAAGGaaatttctgaaaaatattgtagtGAAAAAACAAGACAGAAATTAGATAGTTCTAAGAGATTCAATTATTTAGTCATTAAGGAGCTCAAAAGAAAGGATAAAAAGATTAGTTGATTGACAAGAAAAAAGAGAGATAATTTACCAGATGGGATCTATCTATATTTAATGTATCAATTCAAAATATTGGACTTaaaactaaaaaacaaaagataaattcTTTATTCCGAAATGTTTTGATATACGGGATGGATCTTTTATTTCGATTTGTTACTTGTTTTGTTACTCAATCAAGTTAGTAGAAACCTGCTCCATGTATCTGGGAAGGTCTACTCACTGTATTTTCAAGTTTATTGTACATGAGAAATGCCTCAAGGGTTAATAGCCATTTGTCACTTAGCAGTTGAACAAAAGTTTTGGAAAGCGGTCATAAAAAATACTCTTCATTGCAGAAGGTTTCTAGAAAATCCTAAAATATACATCTAAACATAACTACTAAATCATTATTCCCATACCTTGGGTTACGCTACATGGACCTTGATCCACTATGCTAAaaagattaaataaaaataaatctaattTTGAAGCTATTtagagactctctctctctctctctctctctctctctctctctctctctctctctctctctcatgcctGAAATTGGGAAGGAATTTACTAAAGGGGTGAAAAAAGGTGCAGTTACCATTAAACGAAGACAAATAACTAATGGCCTCTGCTATATCAGGATTTTATGCCTTGCTAAATCAGCAAGTGCAACTAATTAGTGATCTGATCTATTGAATGGGAGACATTACCCATATTTGTAATGACATTCTTGAAAGAATATAATATACAAATCAAATGACCTGCAAGATACAATAAAACCTATAGCCAGGTCAAATTTGTTAAGAGTGCAGGGATGATGATTGGCTATTTCTTTTGTTGGTTAGTACTTCGATCACATTGTCATCTCGTGATGGAACTCTCAGGCATGATTTCATAACatcataaactgtaaacccaaTTGCCACCGATGGTACGACCTGATAATACAAAAAGCCAGCACTTATTTAGCCCTGAAAGAGATGGTAGAAATAGTCCCCACTAAAGTAAACGAGAGATTTGCCCCCACCTTCAGGTAGTTGATGCTCAGCCCTGAAAataattgcttccatccttgcttTCGAGCAATCATAACAAGCGTTTCCATTGTTCCTTTTATGTCTCCACTGCTAGATGCTGAGAGTCGTCCTACCTATCATGATGGTTTTATACAATTCAGTACTTCAATTCTTTTGGCCTCATAAGTTTCATTTC
This window of the Malania oleifera isolate guangnan ecotype guangnan chromosome 6, ASM2987363v1, whole genome shotgun sequence genome carries:
- the LOC131158409 gene encoding pentatricopeptide repeat-containing protein At2g15690, mitochondrial-like, translated to MASFISIPYTGNSTAHSQFKARIPSSPLKPTRSLTLKIPSPSPAPSKSLCTSASSNTHPRTHQTTTTATASNNSRVFRRSGGSAQRESTKNRGRSENDTYRPRKDRSLDFPKPKNSNIHSFNQNEAYPLRGGLNVAPSDVDLLSLCNEGKIREAVDYMGRGARANYDVFCALLSSCGDSKSLEVGKMVHDFLKDSIFSGDLELNNKLIEMYGRCGSVRDARRVFDQMRDRNMSSWHLMINGYVANGRGDDGLLMLEKMTKSGLRPNEQTFVAVFSACACARAVEEVFSYFQLMKNKYGIVPGIEHYLGVIDVLGKSGHLSEAEEYIERMPMEPTAEIWEVLMNFARIHGDIDLEDRAEELMVALDPSKATEDKIPAPPRKKHSAVNMLDGKNRITEYRCRSAYRAEAHEKVDGMNGQLKGYVPDTRYVLHDIDEEAKEQALLYHSERLAIAYGLISTPARTTLRIIKNLRICGDCHNAIKLMSKIVGRELIVRDNKRFHHFKEGKCSCGDYW